One stretch of Hevea brasiliensis isolate MT/VB/25A 57/8 unplaced genomic scaffold, ASM3005281v1 Scaf519, whole genome shotgun sequence DNA includes these proteins:
- the LOC110657033 gene encoding uncharacterized protein LOC110657033, with amino-acid sequence MEQIHDNCIKSKGKMGFINDKYNMPDPNSENYEEWQKVDNMVISWILHALSKDLAEVFLYATTSYELWEEINERFGRSNGPLMYQLMKQISTFFQGNNSLVVYYTKLKRLWDEYTCSAHECVCGASKLFVEIENKHKVMQFLMGLNDAYDHVRNQILIMEPLPNVNKAFSLVTRVEKHKDVYNSNEDFGNSAMVVKTQDYSRDVKGGKQQYKKKEDRVCTYCKATGHVKETCFKLNGYPDWFSEYKQKKGKGKMNVVAQISETPLNYDGGRVPQKTDWNTKMIIQEMMKYMKAHGQGAAALMTEEAGCVNYTGFAGMSSNYYSYDCNDNDLGEWIIDTRATTHMCNNLDLFSTHKKLANSNYVTLPNGTNKTVSHIGTIILHPKLKLTNDLVTKEVLATGRMHKGLYRLNKKSFSFSIPSCSNSCKPQFSVSQQRLSFAKSKISTEDIFELVHIDLWGPYSVPSISSAKCVVTLVDDFSRATWTYLPHDKTTVFVVIKEFIAMKSKFEERAFKCVFLGYVHGIKAYKLYDIQHNKVIVSRDVVFHETCFPYHSIKDTFVPSSIVLPNPVFPLEVISSPSPNNYDHTSSAHTHAPMPLPPSQHIVDAPSLVANPSSTSHIFLVILMFLSLLEKYKANNQTRLAK; translated from the exons ATGGAGCAGATCCATGATAATTGCAttaaaagcaaaggaaaaatggGTTTTATAAACGACAAATACAATATGCCAGATCCAAATTCAGAAAATTATGAGGAATGGCAGAAGGTAGACAATATGGTAATTTCTTGGATTTTACATGCACTTTCTAAAGATTTAGCTGAAGTTTTTCTTTATGCAACTACTTCTTATGAATTGTGGGAAGAAATTAATGAGAGATTTGGGCGTAGTAATGGGCCATTGATGTATCAACTAATGAAGCAAATTAGTACTTTTTTTCAGGGTAATAATTCACTTGTGGTGTATTACACAAAATTGAAAAGGTTGTGGGATGAATATACTTGTTCAGCACATGAGTGTGTATGTGGTGCCTCTAAACTTTTTGTTGAAATTGAAAATAAACATAAAGTGATGCAGTTTCTGATGGGATTAAATGATGCTTATGACCATGTGAGAAATCAGATTCTCATCATGGAACCTCTTCCCAACGTAAATAAGGCCTTTTCTTTGGTGACACGGGTTGAGAAACATAAAGACGTGTATAATAGTAATGAAGATTTTGGTAATAGTGCAATGGTAGTAAAAACTCAAGATTATAGTAGAGATGTTAAGGGTGGAAAGCAACAGTACAAGAAGAAGGAGGATAGAGTCTGCACTTATTGTAAAGCTACTGGACATGTGAAAGAAACCTGTTTCAAATTAAACGGTTATCCTGACTGGTTCAGTGAATATAAACAAAAGAAGGGAAAAGGGAAGATGAATGTGGTTGCTCAAATCAGTGAAACACCATTAAACTATGATGGTGGACGTGTACCACAGAAGACAGATTGGAATACGAAAATGATAATACAGGAAATGATGAAATATATGAAGGCTCATGGTCAAGGTGCTGCTGCACTTATGACTGAGGAGGCTGGCTGTGTCAATTACACTGGATTTGCAGGCATGTCATCTAATTACTACTCTTATGATTGTAATGATAATGATCTAGGTGAATGGATTATAGATACAAGAGCCACAACCCACATGTGCAATAACCTTGATTTGTTCAGTACACATAAAAAATTAGCCAATTCCAACTATGTAACCCTACCTAATGGAACAAACAAAACTGTTTCTCACATTGGAACAATTATTCTTCATCCAAAGTTAAAACTTACAAAT GACCTAGTGACTAAGGAGGTTTTGGCTACTGGAAGGATGCACAAGGGTTTATACAGGCTAAATAAAAAGTCATTTAGCTTTTCCATTCCTTCATGTTCAAACTCTTGTAAACCACAATTCTCAGTATCTCAA CAAAGGTTGTCCTTTGCCAAAAGTAAAATTTCAACTGAAGATATTTTTGAGCTAGTACATATTGACTTATGGGGTCCTTATTCTGTGCCATCAATTTCTAGTGCCAAATGTGTCGTAACATTGGTGGATGACTTCTCTAGAGCTACTTGGACATATTTACCGCATGATAAGACAACAGTGTTTGTTGTTATTAAAGAATTCATAGCAATG AAATCTAAGTTTGAAGAAAGGGCATTCAAGTGTGTTTTTTTAGGATATGTGCATGGCATTAAAGCATATAAACTATATGATATACAACATAACAAGGTAATTGTGTCTAGAGATGTGGTATTTCATGAAACCTGTTTTCCTTATCATTCTATTAAAGATACTTTTGTCCCATCATCTATTGTTTTGCCTAATCCTGTTTTTCCATTAGAAGTAATTTCTTCCCCTTCACCAAATAATTATGATCATACTTCATCCGCTCATACTCATGCACCTATGCCATTACCACCTTCACAACATATAGTTGATGCTCCATCACTTGTTGCTAATCCATCTTCTACCTCTCATATATTCCTAGTTATCTTAATGTTCTTATCCCTACTAGAAAAGTACAAGGCAAATAACCAGACCAGGCTGGCTAAATGA